The Fulvivirga ligni genome window below encodes:
- a CDS encoding M42 family metallopeptidase — MDKKSKSFLEKYLNNASPTGFESSGQEIWLDYVKPYIDEYFTDTYGTVVGVINPSADYKVVIEAHADEISWFVNYINDDGYIYVQRNGGSDHQIAPSKRVNIHTDNGIVKGVFGWPAIHVRSKENEEKPTLKNIIVDVGCESKEEVEKLGIHVGSVMTFDDELLELNKNYWAGRALDNRMGGFMIAEVARRLKENGKQLPFGLYIVNAVQEEVGLRGAQMIAQRIKPDLAIVTDVCHETTSPLYDRIQSGLQKAGKGPVLTYGPAVHNNVLKLIIEAAEKAKIPFQRAAASRATGTDTDAFAYSNEGVASALISLPLKYMHTTVETVHKDDVENVIKLIYEFLLKVKNGQDFRYIK, encoded by the coding sequence ATGGATAAGAAAAGTAAATCTTTTTTAGAGAAATATTTAAATAATGCCTCTCCTACCGGATTTGAGTCTTCCGGACAGGAGATATGGTTAGATTATGTAAAGCCTTATATAGATGAATACTTTACAGATACCTATGGAACTGTAGTAGGAGTCATTAACCCAAGTGCTGATTATAAGGTAGTTATAGAAGCGCATGCGGATGAAATATCCTGGTTTGTGAACTACATCAATGATGATGGCTATATTTATGTTCAACGTAATGGAGGTTCTGATCATCAGATAGCACCTTCAAAAAGAGTCAATATACATACTGATAATGGTATAGTAAAAGGTGTATTTGGTTGGCCTGCCATACATGTTCGCAGTAAAGAAAATGAGGAAAAACCTACATTAAAGAATATTATCGTGGATGTAGGCTGTGAGAGTAAAGAAGAGGTAGAAAAGCTGGGAATACACGTAGGTAGTGTAATGACATTCGATGACGAACTTCTTGAGTTAAACAAAAATTATTGGGCAGGGCGGGCTCTGGATAATCGAATGGGAGGCTTTATGATTGCCGAAGTAGCAAGAAGGCTTAAGGAGAATGGTAAGCAATTACCTTTCGGATTGTACATCGTAAATGCAGTGCAGGAGGAAGTGGGCTTAAGAGGCGCTCAAATGATTGCGCAACGCATAAAGCCGGATTTGGCCATTGTTACAGATGTGTGTCATGAAACTACTTCACCACTTTATGATAGAATACAAAGTGGCCTGCAAAAGGCTGGTAAGGGTCCTGTGTTAACCTATGGTCCTGCAGTGCATAATAATGTTCTGAAATTAATTATTGAGGCTGCTGAAAAGGCCAAAATTCCTTTTCAAAGAGCGGCTGCAAGCAGGGCTACAGGCACTGATACTGATGCCTTTGCGTACTCTAATGAGGGAGTAGCTTCAGCACTTATATCACTTCCTCTAAAATATATGCATACTACGGTAGAAACTGTGCATAAAGATGATGTGGAGAATGTAATCAAACTCATATATGAATTCCTGCTAAAAGTGAAGAACGGTCAGGATTTTCGTTATATCAAATAA
- a CDS encoding acyl-CoA carboxylase subunit beta yields the protein MDENKSKKPVYTLPTNQEKYELLKQKEKEALVGGGEARVQAQHDKGKLTARERIDLLMDEGSFEEIGQFVMHRCKDFGLDKQYYPGDGVITGYGTVNGRLVYVFSQDFTVFGGSLSETHAEKIVKIMDLAMQNGAPLIGLNDSGGARIQEGVVSLGGYADIFYRNTLASGVIPQISAIMGPCAGGAVYSPAITDFIFMVENTSYMFVTGPNVVKTVTQETVTAEELGGASAHSTKSGVTHFASANEAVCINEIKQLLSYVPQNCEEDAPVYPYDLKDDESVPALDNIIPDNPNQPYDMREIINQLVDADSFMEVHKNFAENIVVGMARIGGRSIGIVGNQPASLAGVLDIDASTKGARFVRFCDCFNIPLLVLEDVPGFLPGTDQEWNGIITNGAKLLYAFSEATVPRITVITRKAYGGAYDVMNSKHIGADMNYAWPMAEIAVMGAKGAAEIIFKREIAAADDKEAKLQEKIDEYTEKFANPYRAAHRGYIDEVILPSNTRTKLIKAFKMLENKVATLPKKKHGNIPL from the coding sequence ATGGACGAAAATAAATCAAAGAAACCTGTTTACACCCTACCTACAAACCAAGAGAAATATGAACTTCTAAAGCAGAAGGAAAAAGAAGCTTTAGTGGGAGGTGGAGAAGCAAGAGTACAAGCTCAGCATGATAAGGGTAAATTAACGGCAAGAGAAAGGATCGATCTATTAATGGATGAAGGTTCTTTTGAGGAAATAGGCCAATTTGTAATGCACAGATGCAAAGATTTTGGTCTTGACAAGCAATATTACCCCGGTGATGGAGTAATTACTGGCTATGGTACTGTAAATGGTCGATTGGTTTATGTGTTTTCACAGGACTTTACTGTTTTTGGAGGATCCTTGTCTGAAACTCATGCAGAGAAGATTGTGAAAATAATGGATTTAGCCATGCAAAATGGTGCTCCTTTAATAGGGCTGAACGATTCTGGTGGTGCTCGTATTCAGGAAGGGGTAGTGTCATTAGGTGGCTATGCTGATATATTTTACAGAAACACCCTGGCCTCAGGTGTGATTCCTCAAATTTCGGCGATTATGGGCCCATGTGCAGGTGGTGCAGTTTATTCGCCAGCCATAACAGATTTCATCTTCATGGTGGAAAATACCTCATATATGTTCGTTACGGGGCCAAATGTAGTGAAAACTGTAACACAGGAAACAGTTACTGCCGAAGAACTAGGTGGAGCAAGTGCCCATAGTACAAAAAGTGGTGTAACACATTTCGCTAGTGCGAATGAAGCTGTATGTATAAATGAGATTAAACAGCTGTTGAGTTATGTGCCGCAGAATTGTGAGGAAGATGCTCCTGTTTATCCTTATGATTTAAAAGATGATGAAAGTGTACCCGCCCTAGATAATATAATCCCTGATAACCCTAATCAGCCATATGATATGCGTGAGATTATTAACCAATTGGTTGATGCGGATAGTTTTATGGAGGTGCATAAGAACTTCGCTGAAAATATTGTAGTTGGTATGGCCAGAATAGGAGGAAGAAGTATTGGTATTGTTGGCAACCAACCTGCATCGTTGGCGGGGGTTCTGGATATTGATGCCAGTACCAAAGGAGCTAGATTTGTTCGTTTCTGCGACTGTTTTAATATCCCTTTGCTTGTTTTGGAAGATGTTCCGGGCTTTTTACCAGGTACGGATCAGGAATGGAATGGCATAATTACCAATGGTGCTAAGTTACTATACGCCTTTAGCGAAGCCACAGTGCCTAGAATCACTGTAATTACAAGAAAGGCTTATGGAGGAGCTTATGATGTAATGAACTCTAAACACATAGGTGCTGATATGAATTATGCCTGGCCAATGGCTGAGATTGCTGTAATGGGAGCCAAAGGTGCGGCTGAAATCATATTTAAAAGAGAGATTGCCGCAGCCGACGATAAAGAGGCTAAGTTGCAGGAGAAGATAGATGAGTATACAGAGAAATTCGCCAATCCATATAGAGCTGCACACAGGGGCTATATAGATGAGGTTATTTTACCATCTAATACTCGAACTAAGCTAATTAAGGCTTTTAAGATGCTAGAAAATAAGGTAGCTACTTTGCCAAAGAAAAAGCATGGTAATATTCCGTTGTAA
- a CDS encoding YfiR family protein, whose translation MKILKSATVLTVFLLSGFFGTAQAQGRPIHEIHSMMIYNFIKYIQWPSSDQSQNFVIAVIGDDEVYNTLNTWYGGKLRGNKKFVVKKFGSPSEISECHILYVAKGSSKDFDTIKGQLANKSTLIITDKPGLGEKGSGINFRTVNNKLAFELNQKVIEESRLKVSGQLSSMAILI comes from the coding sequence ATGAAAATATTAAAATCTGCAACAGTACTGACAGTTTTTCTACTGTCGGGGTTCTTTGGAACAGCACAGGCACAGGGAAGGCCAATTCATGAAATTCACTCGATGATGATTTATAACTTCATCAAGTATATTCAGTGGCCAAGCTCAGATCAGTCTCAGAATTTTGTGATTGCCGTAATTGGTGATGATGAAGTGTACAATACCTTGAACACTTGGTATGGAGGAAAATTACGCGGGAATAAGAAGTTTGTAGTGAAGAAATTCGGTAGTCCATCTGAAATTTCTGAATGCCACATCTTATATGTAGCGAAGGGAAGTAGCAAAGATTTTGACACTATCAAAGGTCAGTTAGCAAACAAATCTACATTGATCATAACAGACAAGCCAGGATTAGGTGAGAAGGGTAGTGGAATCAACTTTAGAACGGTGAATAATAAATTGGCCTTTGAATTAAATCAAAAGGTAATTGAAGAATCACGTTTGAAAGTTTCGGGTCAGCTGTCTAGTATGGCCATATTAATATAA
- a CDS encoding ABC transporter substrate-binding protein produces the protein MKLTDQMGYEVIIPHNPKIVSLVPSITELLFDLQLESTILGVTKFCIHPSSKVSDLPKIGGTKNFHFDKIDSLKPDLIIGNREENYKDGILELKKHYPVWMSDINTLDEALEMICQIGLFTDREVLANELISQIKSEEALLAKRAPKRVLYLIWRKPYMLAGKNTFIDHMLEKIGFINAVEGVDRYPALTLEEMIALSPEHIFLSSEPFPFQKKHIEEFESIVPRANIHLVDGEMFSWYGSRLTQAFPYFQSLVF, from the coding sequence ATGAAATTAACAGATCAAATGGGTTATGAGGTTATCATACCTCATAACCCTAAGATCGTCTCTCTCGTCCCCTCAATTACAGAACTCCTCTTTGATTTACAGTTAGAATCCACCATACTCGGAGTTACTAAATTTTGCATACATCCTTCAAGTAAAGTTTCTGATCTGCCCAAGATAGGAGGTACTAAAAATTTCCATTTTGATAAAATAGATTCCCTAAAGCCAGATCTTATTATTGGTAATAGAGAGGAGAATTATAAAGATGGTATTCTAGAGCTGAAAAAGCATTATCCCGTATGGATGAGTGATATCAATACCCTTGATGAAGCTCTTGAAATGATTTGTCAAATAGGCCTTTTTACTGATAGAGAGGTTTTGGCTAATGAATTGATCTCCCAAATTAAATCCGAGGAAGCATTACTAGCAAAGAGGGCACCTAAAAGGGTCCTTTATCTCATTTGGAGAAAACCGTATATGTTAGCAGGTAAGAATACCTTTATTGACCATATGCTGGAGAAGATAGGCTTTATTAATGCAGTGGAAGGTGTTGACAGATACCCTGCGCTCACTTTAGAGGAAATGATAGCACTATCTCCGGAGCATATCTTTCTATCATCTGAGCCATTTCCTTTTCAGAAGAAGCACATTGAGGAGTTTGAATCAATCGTGCCCAGAGCTAACATCCATCTGGTC